The Clostridia bacterium DNA segment ACGCCGGAAGAACTGGAAGAACAAGAAAAACTGCGTCGCCAGTATATTGATAATGTGAAGCGTAATTTCCGTAAGGAGATTGGCAAAGTGAAAAAAGTAGATTCCTCTCACTGCTAGCGGGGGAGAATCTTAGGAAAACAAAATAGATAGTAGGAAAAAGGACTATGAGAGTTATAGTCCTTTTCCTTTGGACCAAATTTGGTAAAGGCCCTATCGAAGCAGTACCGGTTATGTAGCGATATGACGAAGAGGTATGAAAAAGGGGAATGTAGCAGTAATGTCGAATTACTACCATACACATAAAGATTATCTGTAAGGAGAATAGCATGAGTCTATATCGAAATATTTTGCAGAAAAGCCCCATTGGATATGCACTACATAAGAGAATCTGCGAGGACAATGAATCGGAGGCATACTACAAGGTTGAGGAAACAAATACAGCATTCTCCACGATTGTGGGCCTAAATAAAAAGGGAATAATTGGTGCTCGAAGTCAAGATGTCCTGTCTTCAAATTCGATGAATAAGATTTTAGACCGAGATGTTCATATTGCGACACATCGATATGAAAGGGAGGTACGGTTTAAATACTATTCTCAGGCTCTGAAAAAGTATTATACTGTTACGGCCTATAAGGAACAAGAGGGCTATATTGTTACT contains these protein-coding regions:
- a CDS encoding DUF896 domain-containing protein, with product MSMQKVIARINELYHKRLEEGLTPEELEEQEKLRRQYIDNVKRNFRKEIGKVKKVDSSHC